Part of the Chiloscyllium punctatum isolate Juve2018m unplaced genomic scaffold, sChiPun1.3 scaffold_981, whole genome shotgun sequence genome is shown below.
CTAACActgacaccccctctccccctcccccagtctaacactgacacctcctctccccctctccccctcccccagtctaacactgacacctcctctccccctctccccctcccccagtctaacactgacacccccctctcccctctcccccggTCTAACACTgacacccctctccccctcccccggtctAACAGtgacaccccctctccccctcccccggtctaacactgacacccccctcccccccctcccccggtctaacactgacaccccctctccccctcccccggtctaacactgacaccccctctccccctccccccggtctaacactgacaccccctctcccccctcccccggtctaacactgacaccccctctccccctccccccggtctaacactgacaccccctctcccctctcccccggtctaacactgacaccccctctccccctcccccggtctaacactgacaccccctctccccctcccccggtctaacactgacaccccctctccccctcccccagtctaacacctgacaccccctctccccctcccccagtctaacactgacaccccctctccccctcccccagtctaacactgacaccccctctccccctcccccggtctaacactgacaccccctctccccctcccccagtctaacactgaccaccccctctccccctcccccagtctaacactgacacccctctccccctcccccggtctaacactgacaccccctctccccctcccccagtctaacactgacacctcctctccccctctccccctcccccggtctaacactgacaccccctctcccccccctcccccccccagtctaacaccgacaccccctctccccctcccccagtctaacactgacacctcctctcccctctccctccccctccccccggtcTAACACTgacacccctctccccctctccccctcccccggtctaacactgacaccccctctccccctcccccagtctaacactgacacctcctctccccctctccccctcccccagtctaacactgacacccccctctccccctcccccggtctaacactgacacctcctctccccctcccccggtctAACAGTgacacccctctcccccctccccccggtctaacactgacaccccctctccccctcccccagtctaacactgacaccccctctccccctcccccggtctAACAGTGACacctcctctcccccctctccccctcccctgtctaacactgacacctcctctccctctcccctggtCCTAACACTgacacccctctccccctcccccggtctAACAGTgacacccctctccccctcccccggtctAACAGTgacacccctctcccccctccccccagtctaacactgacacccccctctccccctcccccggtctaacactgacacctcctctccctctcccctggtCTAACACTgacacccctctccccctcccccggtctAACAGTgacacccctctcccccctcccccggtctaacactgacaccccctctcccccctcccccggtctaacactgacacccccctctccccctcccccggtctAACAGtgacaccccctctccccctcccccggtctaacactgacacctcctctcccccctccccggtctaacactgacaccccctctccccctcccccggtctACACctgacaccccctctccccctccccccggtctcccaccccccccccccccccccccccccccgccccccccccccccccccccccccccccccccctctccccctcccccggtctaacactgacaccccctctccccctcccccggtctAACACcgacacccccctctccccctctccccctcccccagtctaacacagacaccccctctctccctcccccggcCTAACAGTgacaccccctctcccctccccctcccccggtctaacactgacaccccctctccccctcccccagtctaacactgacaccccctctccccctcccccggtctAACAGtgacaccccctctccccctcccccagtctaacactgacacctcctctcccctcccccggtCTAACAGtgacaccccctctccccctcccccagtctaacactgacacctcctctccccctctccccctcccccggtctaacactgacaccccctctcccccctcccccggtctaacactgacaccccctctccccctcccccggccTAACAGTgacaccccctctcccctccccctcccccggtctaacactgacacccccctctccccctcccccggccTAACAGtgacaccccctctccccctcccccggtctaacactgacacctcctctccccctctccccctcccccggtctAACACcgacaccccctctccccctctccccctcccccagtctaacacagacaccccctctctccctccccccctcccccggtctaacactgacaccccctctgccctccccctcccccggtctaacactgacacccccctctccccctcccccggtctAACAGtgacaccccctctccccctcccccggccTAACAGtgacaccccctctccccctcccccggtctaacactgacacctcctctccccctctccccctctccccctcccccggtctAACACcgacaccccctctccccctctccccctcccccagtctaacacagacaccccctctctccctccccccctccccggtctaacactgacaccccctctgccctccccctcccccggtctaacactgacaccccctctccccctcccccggtctAACAGtgacaccccctctccccctcccccggtctaacactgacaccccctctccccctcccccagtctaacactgacaccccctctccccctcccccggtctAACAGTgacaccccctctcccctcccccctcccccggtctaacactgacaccccctctccccctccccccctcccccggtctaacactgacaccccctctccccctcccccggtctAACAGtgacaccccctctccccctcccccggtctaacactgacacctcctctccccctctctccctcccccggtctaacactgacaccccctctccccctcccccggtctaacactgacaccccctctccccctcccccggtctaacactgacaccccctctccccctcccccggtctaacactgacaccccctctccccctcccccggtctaacactgacaccccctctcccccGCCCCCGGTCTAACACcgacaccccctctccccctcccccggtctaacactgacaccccctctccccctcccccggtctaacactgacaccccctctccccctcccccggtctaacactgacaccccctctcccccGCCCCCGGTCTAACACcgacaccccctctccccctcccccggtctAACACcgacacccccctctccccctctccccctcccccggtctAACACcgacaccccctctccccctctccccctcccccagtctaacacagacaccccctctctccgtcccccggCCTAACAGTgacaccccctctcccctccccctcccccggtctaacactgacaccccctctccccctccccccctcccccggtctAACACcgacaccccctctccccctccccctgtctaACACTGacagcccctctccccctcccccggtctaacactgacacctcctctccccctccccccggtctaacactgacacccccctctccccctcccccggtctaacactgacacctcctctccccctcccccggtctAACAGtgacaccccctctccccctcccccggtctaacactgacacctcctctccccctcccccggtctAACAGtgacaccccctctccccctcccccggtctAACAGtgacaccccctctccccctcccccggtctaacactgacacctcctctccccctcccccggtctaacactgacacctcctctccccctcccccggtctAACACTgataccccctctccccctcccccggtctAACAGtgacaccccctctccccctcccccggtctAACAGtgacaccccctctccccctcccctggtctaacactgacacctcctctccccctcccccggtctAACAGTgacaccccctctcccctcccccggtctaacactgacaccccctctccccctccccggtctAACAGtgacaccccctctccccctcccccggtctAACAGtgacacccccctctccccctcccctggtctaacactgacaccccctctccccctcccccggtctAACAGtgacaccccctctccccctcccccggtctaacactgacaccccctctccccctcccccggtctAACAGtgacaccccctctccccctcccccggtctaacactgacaccccctctccccctcccccggtctaacaccgacacctcctctccccctcccccggtctAACACTGACACCTCCTCTCTCCCTGGACTAACACTGTgccccctccactccccatatCTAACGCTGTCCCTCCTCTTGTTCCCGGTCATAGGCCtgcccaccccaccctctcttcCTGGTCTAGCACtgctcccaccaccccccccttgCCCGACCTCCCAGTCAGAGACTGCACGCCCTCCCCCCCACTTCCCTTCCCAGTCTCACACTGCCCCGTctcctctccccggtctctaacactGGTcgtcctggtcctgctcctggcCTTGgtcggtgagagtgagggtggtcCGATGCCGATGATCGTTGCCCCTGAGCCCGTGGCCCTTGGCCCGGCTGCCCCCACCCTGGCGCGGTAGCTGCCGTTGGGCAGCTGCCAGCTGTGGCGGAGTGGCGGTGCCGACGAGATGGTGTGCGAGCGGCCGAGGCTGGTGGCGACCGCGGCCTCGAAGGTGAGGGTCTCCTCCCTGGGGCCCTGCTCCTGGTCCAGGCTGCCCCCTTCCTCGTGCAGGCTCAGAGACGGCTCCGAGATGTAGCGCAGTGGCGTTGAGTGCTGGCTCTCGCTCTTGGTGCTCAGACCCGGCGACTCGCCCCACAGGGCCTTGCTGGGCCGCACTCTCAGGGACTGGTAGCGGCACTCGCCCTTGCCTCTCGGCGTGgcctgctcgcaggaggaggacGGCGGCGGTGACCACGGCTCAGGCCGCTGGGCAACCGGAGAGTACGAGATGTGCGGCCGCGGTTTTGGGGGTGTCTGCGGGAGCTGCCGTCGCCCCTGTCTTGGCGTGTTGGTCCCAGACGTCGAAGGGATAGGGCTCTCACTGACTGGACTGCTGGCCTGCAAGAAACAAGATGGAGAAACATGACTGCCTGTTCCTCTCCTGGAGGTGGGATACGCAGGGGGAGGGAGGTTTAGAGGTGCAGAACCTCTCgggtatgggcatcactggctggccagcatttattgcccactccgAGTTGCTCCTTCAAGGTGGGTGACGAgctgacccacaataccattagggagggaattccaggaatttgacccagtgaaggaacggtcataacattccaagttaggatggtgaatggcttggaggggaacctgcaggcgttcctgtgtatttactgcccttgtccttctagatgggagtggtcgtgggtttggaaggtgctgtccgagAATCTTTGATGAATTGCTGGAGTGCATTGAGATTCATGAAATGCAGCAGACCCCAGCTCTCCAAACGGCAGCATACAGCTTTTTGAGTGAGGATCATTGCActgggtgtgtctatgtgtaaGTATgtgttctgcgtgtgtgtgtgtgtgtgtgtgtgtgtgtacacatatctgtgagagagggagagtgtgaatctgtgtgtgcctctgtgcacgtgactgcgtgtgtgtctatgtgtgaatttgtgcatgagtgtgtgtgtgttgtgtatctGTGAGTTGTATGGGTCTAtcttttgtttgtgtgtgtgtttggtgtgaatgtgattgtgtgtgtgaatgcgtgcgacagagtgtgtgtatctgtatgtgtgtatatgtgtgtctgtgcaatTGTGAGTTGGTGTATAAGTGtcttggtgtgagtgtgtgtctgagtgtgaatttgactgagtgtgaatgtgagtgagtgtgagagagagtgttgtgtgtctgagtttgtgttgtgggtgtgcgtgtgaatgtgagtgaatatgacagcgtgtgtgtgtgttgtatctgcatgtgtgagtctgtgtgttgtGTGCCTGTGTTgtacctgtgtgtgagtgtgaatggagtCCATGTGTCTGTGATGTGTGCATGCTGGAGCTGAATGAAGGAAGCTGGTACACACTGTCTGACCAGGACAATCAAATATTTTCCATCACCTTTCCATAGTAAGTCTGGGCTTTTATAAAGGGGATCTTATTTCTGTTTTCACTATCTTCCCCTTGCTACGTTTAAAAGACATGGAGCAATCGGTGAAGTTAGCAAATGTACAATGAAGGCCTTCGTTGTGTAATTGGTTCTGCTTCAATGAGCAAACTGTCCTGGTCGGACAGTGCATGCTGGCTTCCTTCATTCAGCTTCCAGCACCAATTTCTTCATCGCTGCCAAAGCCTTATTTATTTGACAGAGAATTGGAACAGTGAGCCCCATGCTCTACCAATTCTTTGATTGCATGAGCTCTGATGGAAGAgcttgattgcagtgttggtgaaTATTGAGGTGTTAGCTTGACAAAGATTCTCTGTTGTACTTTGATTCGTAAATGAGATGCTTCCTCTCAGCCACTCTTCTCATGTAATGTAATAGTTTTCGGGAAAATAGTGTGGTGCCATTCTCCAAGTGAAACAGTTTGTGGATGATTTCATGGCTTGAATTAGCAAGTGAATTTGAAGAATGATAAAACATACAAATAGTAAACAACAGGCACTGAGAATAAGTAAGGTAGTCCATGAGTGAAAATAGTCTTGAAGAGACATCAAAGCATATAATTATTTAgattcgtagagtcatagagatgtacagcatggaaacagacccttcggtccaacccgtccatgccgaccagatatcccaacccaatctagtcccacctgccagcacccggcccatatccctccaaacccttcctattcatatacccatccagatgccttttaaatgttgtaattgtaccagcctccaccacatcctctgacagctcattccatacacacaccaccctctgtgtgaaaaagttgtctgttatgtctcttttatatctttcccctctcaccctaaacctatgccctctagttctggactcccccaccacagggagaAGACcatgactatttaccctatccgcgcccctcatgattttataaacctctataaagtcacccctcaccctccgaaactccagggaaaacaactctagcctattcaatctctctctacagctcaaatcctccaaccttggcaacatccttataaatctattctgaatcttttcaagtttcacaacatccttccgataggagggatactggaattgcacgcaatattccaacagtgtcctgtacagcaacaaaatgacctcccaactccaataatcaatgctctgaccaataaaggaaaacataccaaatgccttcttcactatcctatctacctgtgactccactttcaaggagctatgaaccttcactccaaggtctctttgttcagcaacacccccaggactttaccattaagtgtataagttctgctaagatttgctttcccaaaatgcaacacctcatcttTATCTAAatcaaattccatctgtcactcctcagcccactggcccatctggtccagatcctgttgtaatctgaggtaaccctcttcgctgtccattacacctccaattttggtgtcatctgcaaacttactaactgtatctcttatgctcgcatccaaatcatttatgcaaatgacaaaaagtactggacccagcactgatccttgtggcactccactggtcacaggcctccagtctgaaaaacaaccctccaccaccaccctctgtcttctacctttgagccagttctgtatccaaatggctagttctccctgtattccatgtgatctaaccttgctaatcagtctcccatggggaactttgtcgaacgccttactaaagtccatataaatcacatctactgctctgccctcatcaatcatctttgttacttcttcaaaaaactcaatcaagtttgtgagacatgatttcccacgcacaaaaccatgttgaccatccctaatcagtccttgcctttccaaatacatgtacatcctgtccctcaggattccctccaacaacttgcccaccaccgaggtcaggctcactggtctacagttccctggcttgtccttacacccttcttaaacagtggcatcacgcttgccaacctccagtcttacggcacctcacctgtgactattaatgatagaaatatctcaggaAGGGGCACAGTAATCACTTCCCAAACTTCCCACAGCATTccagggtgcacctgatcaggtcctggggatttttccacttatatgcatttcaagacatccagcacttcctcgccTGTAAAttggacattttccaagatgtcaccatctatttccctacagtctatatcttccatatccttttccacagtaaacactgatgcaaaatattcattcagtatctcccccatttcctgcggctccacacaaaggccaccttgctgatctttgaggggcactattctctccctagttacccttttgtccttaatatatttgtaaaaaccctttggattctccttaattctatttgccaaagctatctcatgtcccctttttgccctcctgatttccctcttaagtatactcctacttcctttatactcttctaaggattcactcaatctatcctgtctataccttacatatgcttccttctttttcttaatcaaacccccaatttctttagtcatcctctGTACTTACCAGCctgtcctttcaccctgacaggaatatactttctctggattcttgttctcatttctgaaggcttcccattttccagccgtccctctacctgcaaacatctgcctccaatcagcttttgaaagttcttgtctaatatcatcaaaattggcctttctccaatttagaacttcaacttttagatctggtctatctttatccatcactattttcaaactaatagaattatggtcgctggccccaaagtgctcccccactgacacctcagtcacctgccctgccttatttcccaagagtaggtcaagttttgcaccttctctagtaggtacatccagaTACTGAGTCAGAAAGTTGTCTTGTactcacttaagaaattcctctccatctaaacctttaacactatggcagtcccagttgatgtttggaaagttaaaatcccctaccataactaccctattattcttactgataactgaaatctcctgacaagtttgtttctcaatttccctctgactattagggggtctatagttGGTCTACAAtaccagtaaggtgatcatccccttcttatttccacccaaataactttcctggatgtatttccgggaatgtcctccctcagcacagctgtaatgctatcccttatcaaaaatgccactccccttcctctcttgcctccctttctatccttcctataccatttgtatcctggaacattaagcttccagtcctgcccatccctgagccatatttctgtaattgctatgatatcgcagtcccatgttcctaaccacgccctgagttcatctgccttccttgttaggccccttgcattgaaataaatgcagtttaatttatcagtcctaccttgtccctgcctgccctgactgtttgactcacttctgttctcagctgtacccgtctcagattgatctctttcctcactatctccctgggtcccacccaaccacccactccgaccttactagtttaaaccctctcaagcagctctagcaaatctccctgccagtatattaatccccttccgATTCAGGTGCAATGCAtcattcttgtacaggtcacttctaccccagaagagattccaaaaatgtgaatccctctcccatacaccagctcctcagccatgcattcatctgctctatcctcctattcctatccttactactcttgaggacctcctttttaaattcctgcctaactctctgtaatctcccttcagaatctcattgttttcctttcctatgtcgttggttccaatgtggacaatgacctcctgctggcccctctcccccgtgagaacattctgcaccctctctgggacatccttgatcctggcaccagggaagcaacacaccattctgatatttctctgctggccacagaaacgtctgtctgtacctcggactagagaatccccaaCACATCGATCATTTGGAACTGACGTACCTCTTGTTATATTAGAGCCAgtttcaataccagaaacttggctgttcatgttacgtttcccagagaatccatcaccccctacatgttccaaaacagcatacctgttttgagccgcagaagactcctgcactatgtgcctacctctcttaccctttctGGAGTTAACCCACCTATGTGACTGCATCTGCGACTTTTATCtcttcctgtaactgccatccatcacacccccttgctcttgtaaatgcctcattgcctctaactgtcattCTAACCGTTCCATTCGATCTGATATGAtttgcaaccaatggcatttattgcagatataatcctcagtaacccataaactctccctaaactcccacatccgacaagaagagcatatcactcgactaagggccatttttgcttcttccaaactgcagacccagaaaatagccccgtcttattcctctacaaaacactgctccaggctaactcaATACTtacggcttatatttttaagtttagtcAAGAAGCATATCACAATaagacatataatcaagaaagaacccactctactcactactgcagacttacagcaaggccCCAAGGCCgcacttaaaactattcacttatctgtctctgggctgtgacctctcccaaacagattTCTCCAAGATCAtcattgtttgttaattttcctagatgcactccgatatccagtgacacatgaattcaacagcaaaggcagtaattgtGCAGGTTCACtactgtgtcagttagcagtgtgggttagCAGTTagcagttctctctctctctctctcccctgcactgacctcaccttGTGCTGCCTTTggctgttcctctcccttttaaaagtgtcgTCGTTTTGCATTTTTTTCTCCCAAGTTCCAAAACAACGCAACAACATATAAAACAGTAACTGGTAGTtcagaacttgagtattgctgaaaaaaagaaaagttttATCAAAACTTTTCATTTTTAATTTATCAGGACAATTTGCTGAGAAATACCAAGGCAAAGGGAAAAGTAACAGAATAACAGGAGAGTACTGATTGGTAGAGGTGTTGCCATAGGAAATGTGCCAGTTAATGcagactgacagttaactgcccaGGCTTTGTTTAAATATTAAACCTGGCACTTTGATTCTGAGCGTGGCCTTGCTCTGAGAAGTAAATCAGATCATAACTGTCACCTATTCTGCTCATTTGAAACAGCTGCAGTGCATGCACAATGGAAATGGCCATGTGTTTATCTAGGTAGCTTCAAGCCCGAGTGACAGCTTAACTCTTTGTACACTTGCTATTTAGCAAGTGTTTAATTGCATCCTCACATCTAATGCTGGACACTTTACGGTGAACTTTACAAACAGGCTGGTTTGTTATTGTCAGTACATTCCTTATTGATTATCTTGCAAATTGGCAATGCGGTATATAAATTATAGATGTTAGGTAtgtcgctgaaaatgtgttgctggaaaagcgcagcaggtcaggcagcatccaaggagcaggagaatcgacgtttcggacatcagcccttcttcaggatggtaGGTGAGATATGGTTAGGTATGTTGGCCATATTTCCAAAGAACTATAGGATCAGATCAAATAGCATATTCTTTCAGTTGTCTACAATTGTGAATTGTTCTGgtgtgaacagaagataaaaagTGTTGAGAAAATTTGTCCTTTTTTCCAGCCACACTCAAGATATCAAAAGCATAGAGAGCCTGCAATTTTGACTCAATGTTAATGCCAGTTTGAGAAATAATTGTGAGAGAAGCATGATAGCTGGGCCATTTCCACTGGAGGAGAGAAGACTGGGAAGATATGCCAGGCCTTGAGAATTATTTAAGGTTTTGATCAAGTGAATAGAAAAAGACTGGGGAATTGCAGAGGAGTAGTACAATTTAGATTAAGTAAcactggagttgcaggtagataggataatgaagaaggtgcttggtatcTTGCCTTggtcattgagtacaggagttgggaggtcatgttgtggctgtacaggacgttggctAGGCCACACgtggaatattgcacgcaattctggtctccctcctatagaaaggatgttgtgaaactcgaaagggtgcagaaaagatttaccaggatgatggcagggttggagggtttgagctatagggagaggctgaattgaccggggctgttttccctggagtgtcagaggctgaggggtgactttgtagaggtttataaaatcatgaggg
Proteins encoded:
- the LOC140474391 gene encoding probable voltage-dependent R-type calcium channel subunit alpha-1E; the protein is MFQHSRMSTRQAEEFRDQRLKELEKGRLRYPHNSHYLPIENQGRAVSMPRLELESESTEDISPMKRSFSTFAGHHSSGTWLNEYSLERTSPEDQYQKQGRRPLRSSGRSSAAGLRTVDIPYIDSLDRGRSKERKHLLSPDRSLCSSAERAQYPQHHPRDGRLSRSPSLSRSHSHRGQASSPVSESPIPSTSGTNTPRQGRRQLPQTPPKPRPHISYSPVAQRPEPWSPPPSSSCEQATPRGKGECRYQSLRVRPSKALWGESPGLSTKSESQHSTPLRYISEPSLSLHEEGGSLDQEQGPREETLTFEAAVATSLGRSHTISSAPPLRHSWQLPNGSYRARVGAAGPRATGSGATIIGIGPPSLSPTKARSRTRTTSVRDRGEETGQCETGKG